From one Planococcus citri chromosome 3, ihPlaCitr1.1, whole genome shotgun sequence genomic stretch:
- the LOC135840026 gene encoding uncharacterized protein LOC135840026, translating into MPVCVKCKTKKSRLDYFSFPTDAEVKEKWLDFLKSDGLRWRKESKLCSRHFTPDCIITEADQRILKGGSVPTLQVQKETKPIPAKRYSKTKKCILCGNNSLDLTYFPIPKEAAMKEKWEKFCEFEFGEGNYNLCHLHFKPKYVTMGNNGKRKLASNAIPSIYFDDYQFEFIPVDRNKTNNEDSSSDVECVTIEPSDHSYTARNQDEDSIISIDYEECNTSPRTSAINDKTTSNSISNDIVNIFIPSYEDQVADNNNSTNNESASSSNQTAKKKSVAVYSPSGRKKRMYYPGDLRDDDINSLEVAKISIQNFRKVIDKKSKTIKVLSVKVRRLQNKNASLKETIRQLRAEKAAKEAKEKEDLFEVKGWWDS; encoded by the exons ATGCCAGTTTGTGTGAAATGTAAAACTAAGAAAAGTCGTTTAGACTATTTCAG TTTTCCAACTGACGCCGAGGTGAAGGAAAAATGGTTGGATTTTCTCAAATCGGATGGGCTTAGATGGCGAAAGGAATCAAAACTATGCTCCAGACATTTTACACCGGATTGCATTATTACTGAGGCAGATCAGAGAATCTTGAAAGGTGGATCTGTACCGACTCTTCAAGTTCAAAAAGAAACCAAACCAATTCCGGCGAAAAG GTATTCGAAGACGAAGAAATGTATCTTGTGTGGCAATAACTCCCTTGATCTCACGTATTTTCC TATTCCTAAAGAAGCGGCGATGaaagaaaaatgggaaaaattttgcGAATTCGAATTTGGTGAAGGAAACTACAATCTTTGTCACCTTCATTTTAAACCGAAGTACGTTACAATGGGAAATAACGGTAAACGAAAACTAGCATCGAATGCCATCCCATCGATATATTTTGACGACTATCAATTCGA GTTTATACCTGTTGATCGCAATAAAACAAATAACGAAGACAGCTCAAGTGATGTAGAATGCGTTACCATCGAACCATCTGACCA CTCATATACTGCTCGAAATCAAGACGAAGATTCGATCATTTCGATAGACTACGAAGAATGTAATACGTCTCCGAGAACGTCCGCTATAAATGATAAAACAACTTCGAATTCCATTTCAAACGATATCGTCAACATTTTCATTCCAAGTTACGAAGATCAAGTTGCGGACAACAATAATTCAACGAATAACGA GTCTGCATCGTCTTCAAAccaaactgccaaaaaaaaatccgttgcGGTGTATAGTCCGTCAG gaagaaaaaaacgaatgtACTACCCTGGTGATCTAAGAGACGACGATATTAATTCGCTCGAGGTGGCTAAAAtcagtattcaaaattttcgtaaagtTATCGATAAGAAAAGTAAAACCATCAAAGTTTTAAGTGTGAAAGTCAGAagattacaaaataaaaacgcGTCTCTGAAGGAAACAATACGTCAATTACGAGCTGAAAAAGCTGCGAAAGAAGCTAAAGAAAAAGAAGACTTATTTGAAGTGAAAGGGTGGTGGGATTCTTAG
- the LOC135840027 gene encoding uncharacterized protein LOC135840027 — protein MNVTYRRPRRKSMLGTRLSILHDNIELGREDIQPPQENIEVKPVPDLKPYIETRSRKAQEDSESFTQVLKNIEILLEKNSETLKTLLQEREQLEKIEQMLRNKINSSKDESETCKENQPPNENTPTKFKQKSNQGNNRSNENTPTKLFSTHEGNKNNDGFVAPHNPAIDTMRSSIKFLKTPRPSRQTRKSIMLTPHSFSFSIHKQFESLKE, from the coding sequence ATGAACGTTACATACAGAAGACCACGTAGAAAAAGCATGCTTGGCACTCGTCTCAGTATTCTACACGATAATATAGAACTTGGTCGCGAAGATATACAACCACCGCAAGAAAACATCGAAGTTAAACCTGTCCCTGACTTGAAACCGTATATTGAAACTCGTTCGAGAAAAGCTCAAGAAGATAGCGAATCATTCACCCAAGTActcaaaaatatagaaattctactggagaaaaattcagaaacttTGAAAACCCTGTTACAAGAGCGCGAACAACTAGAGAAAATCGAACAAATGCTGAGAAATAAGATAAATTCGAGTAAAGACGAATCCGAAACGTGTAAAGAAAATCAACCTCCTAATGAAAATACTCCGACAAAATTCAAGCAGAAATCTAATCAAGGGAATAATCGCTCCAACGAGAACACTCCTACGAAGCTATTCTCAACTCACGAAGGCAATAAAAACAACGATGGATTTGTCGCACCCCATAATCCTGCTATTGATACGATGCGATCttctattaaatttttgaaaactccgaGGCCTTCTCGGCAGACCAGAAAATCTATTATGTTGACCCCtcattcgttttcattttctataCATAAACAATTCGAGAGTCTGAAGGAGTGA